The [Eubacterium] siraeum genome contains a region encoding:
- a CDS encoding DUF368 domain-containing protein, producing the protein MISHLLNIVYGIVFGVANVIPGVSGGTMMVVFGVYDKVVDVLTLKLSAIKKNIRFIVFFGIGAVIGILGFSFVITWLFDNFPVATNMFFMGLIIGSIPLIYRNMTVGGRKITPKCLFAFIPALALVVGMTYINKLPQNESFTVNAVHNATDCTVTITNNGSYDIKSNWQLKVNGKVEGELTGCVVKKSSADTTVLTGTENSAIAKGESITLTLPESTDIDSIQTDSFTYTYKMNPVLFITLLLGVTVAAVAMIIPGVSGSFVMVLLGLYTTVIGAIKSLDFMILIPTAIGVFIGIVFGAKLISALMKRYSLLVYSAIMGLVIGSLYAVFPDGFGFNLETLAGVAALIVGGAIAVLVGKNTEVEQQ; encoded by the coding sequence ATGATCTCACATTTACTGAATATCGTTTACGGTATCGTATTCGGCGTGGCAAATGTTATACCGGGTGTAAGCGGCGGAACTATGATGGTGGTTTTCGGCGTGTATGACAAGGTGGTAGACGTGCTGACGTTGAAATTGTCGGCTATCAAAAAGAACATCAGATTCATCGTCTTTTTCGGAATCGGCGCCGTTATCGGTATACTCGGCTTTTCGTTTGTGATAACGTGGCTGTTTGATAACTTCCCTGTGGCAACGAATATGTTCTTTATGGGACTTATCATCGGCAGTATCCCGCTTATTTACAGGAATATGACCGTCGGCGGCAGAAAAATCACGCCGAAATGCCTTTTTGCATTTATTCCCGCACTTGCGCTGGTGGTAGGAATGACTTATATAAATAAGCTTCCCCAGAACGAGAGCTTCACTGTCAATGCTGTTCATAACGCCACTGACTGCACGGTGACTATCACAAACAACGGCTCTTATGATATTAAATCAAACTGGCAGTTAAAGGTCAACGGCAAGGTAGAAGGAGAACTTACCGGCTGTGTTGTAAAGAAATCCTCAGCCGATACCACCGTCCTCACAGGAACGGAAAACAGCGCTATCGCAAAGGGTGAGAGCATTACGCTCACTCTCCCCGAAAGCACTGATATTGATTCAATACAGACCGACAGCTTCACCTATACCTATAAGATGAATCCTGTGCTGTTCATAACGCTTCTGCTCGGAGTTACCGTGGCGGCTGTAGCTATGATAATCCCCGGTGTCAGCGGTTCGTTTGTAATGGTACTGCTCGGTTTATACACCACGGTCATCGGTGCAATAAAGAGCCTTGACTTTATGATACTGATACCGACAGCTATCGGTGTCTTTATCGGCATTGTATTTGGTGCAAAGCTGATTTCGGCGCTTATGAAGCGCTATTCTCTGCTTGTTTACAGTGCAATTATGGGACTTGTAATAGGTTCACTGTATGCTGTGTTCCCTGACGGCTTCGGCTTCAACCTTGAAACACTCGCAGGTGTAGCAGCCCTTATTGTAGGCGGAGCGATAGCTGTGCTTGTAGGAAAGAATACAGAAGTAGAACAGCAGTAA